The Armatimonas rosea genome includes a window with the following:
- a CDS encoding tyrosine-type recombinase/integrase encodes MPELAREGREAPFVSEARGQQDAPVHRGGLKRVGSNGSELLALFLESHSPTTMAAYRRDLDDYAAFCGSETPTAIADLLALAAGDANRRALAYRTHLRQRKLSPATINRRLAALRSLSKLARLLGQTTWALEVTNLASEAYRDTRGPGRETVQGMLALAEQSPRDHALLRLLYDLGLRRAEVCSLDVADLETTRLWVLGKGRLEKTPLELPAPTRQALLDWLAVRGSEPGALFTNQDRSGKGDGRLSGRSVHRIVGKYAEALGVSARPHGLRHTAITEACKAATAAGIGIEEVLDFSRHKSLAVLMRYRDRERNVQGKLAALVAGEQLAP; translated from the coding sequence GTGCCTGAGCTGGCTCGGGAGGGGCGCGAAGCGCCCTTTGTGTCCGAGGCACGAGGACAGCAAGACGCCCCGGTTCATCGGGGCGGTCTAAAACGGGTGGGATCAAACGGGAGTGAGCTCCTCGCCCTCTTTCTAGAAAGCCATAGCCCCACGACCATGGCGGCGTACCGCCGTGACCTCGACGACTACGCGGCGTTCTGCGGCAGCGAGACGCCCACTGCGATCGCGGACCTACTGGCGCTCGCCGCCGGGGATGCCAACCGGCGTGCGCTGGCCTACCGAACCCACCTGCGCCAGCGCAAGCTCTCTCCCGCGACTATTAATCGGCGTTTGGCGGCGTTGCGCTCGCTGAGCAAGCTGGCACGCCTCTTGGGACAGACCACTTGGGCGCTGGAGGTGACCAACCTCGCCAGCGAGGCCTACCGCGACACGCGCGGACCGGGTCGGGAGACCGTCCAAGGGATGCTCGCCCTCGCGGAGCAGAGCCCCCGCGACCACGCGCTCCTGCGCCTCCTCTACGATCTGGGCCTGCGCCGCGCCGAGGTCTGCTCGCTGGACGTGGCGGACCTGGAGACAACCCGGCTCTGGGTGCTGGGAAAGGGACGACTGGAGAAGACCCCGCTGGAGCTACCCGCCCCGACGCGGCAAGCGCTTCTGGACTGGCTCGCCGTGCGCGGGAGCGAGCCGGGGGCGCTCTTTACGAATCAGGACCGTAGTGGGAAGGGAGATGGGCGGCTGAGTGGGCGCAGTGTGCACCGGATTGTCGGCAAGTACGCCGAGGCGCTGGGAGTCTCCGCGCGGCCCCACGGACTGCGCCACACCGCCATCACCGAGGCATGCAAAGCGGCGACTGCGGCAGGGATAGGGATCGAGGAAGTGCTCGACTTCTCCCGCCACAAGAGCCTCGCCGTGCTAATGCGCTACCGGGACCGAGAGCGCAACGTGCAAGGCAAGCTCGCGGC